GCGCCTCGACGGATTCGAACTCGACCCCCGGCTCTCCACGTGAACGCGCAAGCGCCGCGAGCAGCCGCGCAGCGTTGCGCGGCGACCGCAGGAGATGCGCGGTCTCTTTCAGGCTCCTGAGTTCGCTCGCCGGGATCAGCGCAAGCTC
This region of Longimicrobium sp. genomic DNA includes:
- a CDS encoding type II toxin-antitoxin system Phd/YefM family antitoxin, with the translated sequence MTTVSYSAARENLAELWDQIEDTREEVILRRRGHEELALIPASELRSLKETAHLLRSPRNAARLLAALARSRGEPGVEFESVEALAAELGLDS